The Methylomarinum vadi genome has a window encoding:
- a CDS encoding peroxiredoxin, producing the protein MSVLVGKQAPDFTVPAVLGDGQIVDSFNFSEATRGKYAVVFFYPLDFTFVCPSELIALDHRIDEFKSRGVEVVAVSVDSHFTHNAWRNTPVNEGGIGPVRYTMAADIAHSICKDYDVEAEGPAVAYRGAFLIDQSGMVRHQIVNDLPLGRNIDELVRMVDALQFHEEHGEVCPAGWNKGDAGMDASPAGVAKYLGENADKL; encoded by the coding sequence ATGAGCGTATTAGTAGGTAAACAAGCACCTGATTTTACTGTTCCTGCGGTCTTAGGTGACGGTCAAATTGTTGATTCTTTCAACTTTTCTGAGGCCACCCGAGGAAAATATGCGGTGGTTTTTTTCTATCCGTTGGACTTCACTTTCGTCTGCCCAAGTGAATTGATCGCGTTGGATCACCGCATCGATGAATTCAAAAGCCGTGGTGTAGAGGTGGTCGCGGTTTCCGTCGATTCGCACTTCACGCATAATGCATGGCGTAACACGCCGGTTAATGAAGGCGGTATTGGTCCGGTCCGTTATACGATGGCTGCCGACATCGCCCATTCCATCTGCAAAGATTACGATGTCGAGGCTGAAGGCCCTGCTGTAGCTTATCGCGGTGCTTTCCTGATCGATCAAAGCGGCATGGTTCGTCACCAAATCGTCAATGATCTGCCGCTAGGACGTAATATCGATGAATTGGTACGCATGGTGGATGCGCTGCAGTTCCATGAAGAGCATGGCGAGGTTTGTCCGGCTGGCTGGAACAAAGGTGATGCCGGTATGGATGCTAGCCCTGCAGGCGTTGCAAAATATCTGGGTGAAAATGCCGACAAATTGTAA